From one Triticum aestivum cultivar Chinese Spring chromosome 4B, IWGSC CS RefSeq v2.1, whole genome shotgun sequence genomic stretch:
- the LOC123092636 gene encoding uncharacterized protein, translating into MATKGQLVRERNVKITSSREGRQRGNSHSDQLVQVPKQKDSAASGNIDGKFEDRIRVVKNDKIRRQREPRNAEGDVGLKSSKPWPARKATTVDELVKHMSKVPSYLQRKETADHLQDKALNVGVLEWGLLARWSHEQKHEPCSSHGASSSDTSRSVLFSSPSHSSASPSSKSLDSNQSPLNDHQRCFMKSQQSSRVDKHHEKANSPSPNSAVLSLLPGHGKHLRAENNGNSGGLNFSEFSPPADSLIAASGSCTPHDMVDEDTTRKIEEAVHHCSRRLFTDDDNTGRSFFTPNDDDSMCVDPLQSNGISGLIPSAVLETERNGSTSPVGFLEDIGQSPEFPRIPYSCPLPIMDSTEELGTSSSATRDTFVCAAVTKGENGNRHKSPVSVCKKPLMISSKFTDMDVLPDRHLVSGLNGVNRCSSLKEAPSPRRPDTSVDKINEDKRSNSRGRRSPLRRMLDPLLKPRQSSTSVAPTQPSFVPKCHLSTNINKQSLNLEGSGSQNVQRRSVDAVVNSNNHAEANINQPPRVLLNSERYLNQERDSTTTRQALLQLAWKNGLPLFMLSYGDSDILAATVRRKGISDKDDLESAYTLFTVEEPKKKSGAWITAGNKNKKHQLVSSIVGEMRISRRKSRCCHAKDFHVHREFVLVGSELLPTPEEPGDSHISREIGAFISAVPQTVESPHQSSSQNSSRDSSAPIGCSCPPLGNIYRNMTNASSAPASVIAILPNGFHGASTSGQPLPLMERWRSRGSCDCGGWDEGCTLSVLTDNTQGNQGCKSIQVNQTQDGSHRFDLLSQGRSREDRHAFSMVSFKEGLYAVEFRSSIALLQAFAMCIVMLHGRSPVRTQADLPTSQDDAVFADHKLKAMAAAGQGRAPASYVPRQPPLSPVGRA; encoded by the exons ATGGCGACAAAAGGACAGCTTGTTAGAGAAAGGAATGTGAAGATCACATCAAGCCGTGAAGGTCGTCAAAGGGGTAATTCACACTCAGATCAATTAGTGCAAGTTCCGAAGCAGAAGGACTCGGCAGCCAGTGGAAACATTGATGGAAAATTTGAAGATAGAATCAGAGTTGTGAAGAATGACAAGATTCGTAGGCAGCGAGAACCTCGAAATGCAGAAGGGGATGTAGGCTTGAAGAGCTCAAAACCATGGCCTGCACGAAAAGCAACTACTGTTGATGAACTTGTCAAGCATATGTCCAAAGTTCCTTCATATTTACAGCGCAAAGAGACGGCTGACCATCTTCAGGACAAGGCACTGAATGTTGGGGTTCTTGAGTGGGGCCTTCTCGCAAGGTGGTCTCATGAGCAAAAACATGAGCCCTGTAGCAGCCATGGAGCCTCTTCATCTGATACCAGCAGATCTGTTCTATTCTCTTCTCCATCTCATTCTTCTGCAAGCCCCAGCAGCAAATCTCTTGATAGCAATCAGTCTCCACTGAATGACCACCAGCGTTGTTTTATGAAGTCTCAGCAAAGCAGTCGTGTGGACAAACACCATGAGAAGGCCAATTCACCTAGCCCAAATTCCGCAGTGTTGAGCTTGTTGCCAGGGCATGGCAAGCACCTTCGTGCAGAGAACAATGGTAACAGTGGTGGCTTAAATTTCAGCGAGTTTTCTCCCCCCGCAGACTCTCTGATTGCTGCCTCTGGGAGTTGCACGCCGCATGATATGGTTGATGAAGATACTACAAGGAAGATAGAGGAGGCTGTTCATCACTGTTCACGCAGGCTTTTTACAGATGATGATAACACCGGGAGAAGTTTCTTCACACCCAATGACGATGATTCCATGTGTGTTGACCCTCTGCAGAGCAATGGCATCAGTGGTCTAATACCTAGCGCTGTGCTGGAAACAGAAAGAAATGGCAGCACGTCACCTGTTGGTTTCTTGGAGGATATTGGCCAATCCCCTGAATTTCCTCGTATTCCATATTCATGTCCACTCCCCATCATGGATTCCACTGAAGAGCTTGGCACCAGTAGCTCTGCAACTAGAGATACTTTTGTTTGTGCAGCTGTAACAAAAGGTGAAAACGGTAACAGACACAAATCTCCTGTTAGTGTCTGCAAGAAACCCCTCATGATTAGCTCAAAGTTCACTGATATGGATGTGCTGCCTGATCGCCACCTTGTTTCTGGGCTGAATGGAGTGAACAGATGCTCTAGCCTGAAGGAAGCACCATCTCCTCGACGGCCTGACACCTCTGTGGATAAGATTAATGAGGACAAGCGATCAAACAGCAGAGGTAGGCGCAGCCCATTAAGGAGGATGTTAGATCCACTATTAAAACCTAGGCAATCATCCACTTCTGTTGCGCCAACTCAACCTTCATTTGTTCCAAAGTGTCATCTGTCAACCAATATTAATAAGCAATCTCTTAACTTGGAAGGGTCCGGGTCACAAAATGTGCAGCGTAGGTCAGTTGATGCAGTAGTCAATTCAAATAACCATGCTGAAGCAAACATAAATCAGCCTCCTCGTGTGCTGTTGAACAGTGAGAGGTACCTCAACCAAGAAAGGGATTCAACAACAACAAGGCAAGCGCTTCTTCAGCTAGCATGGAAAAACGGCCTACCTTTATTCATGCTTTCTTATGGTGATTCTGATATCCTGGCGGCCACTGTGAGAAGGAAGGGCATCTCTGATAAGGATGATCTGGAAAGTGCATACACTTTATTCACTGTTGAAGAGCCCAAGAAAAAGAGTGGAGCTTGGATCACAGCAGGTAATAAGAACAAGAAACATCAGTTGGTATCCAGTATTGTTGGGGAAATGAGGATCTCACGACGAAAATCGAGATGCTGCCATGCAAAAGATTTTCATGTGCACAGGGAATTTGTGCTGGTTGGTTCTGAACTGCTACCAACACCTGAGGAACCTGGTGATTCACACATTAGCAGGGAAATTGGGGCTTTTATCAGCGCAGTTCCTCAAACAGTAGAAAGTCCTCATCAATCATCTTCACAGAATTCTAGCCGAGATAGTTCAGCACCAATTGGCTGCTCTTGCCCTCCTCTGGGAAACATCTACCGTAACATGACAAATGCTAGTTCAGCTCCAGCCAGTGTTATTGCCATACTACCGAACGGCTTCCACGGCGCATCAACTTCTGGACAGCCTTTACCTCTGATGGAGAGGTGGAGATCCAGAGGATCATGTGACTGTGGTGGGTGGGATGAAGGTTGCACGCTGAGTGTCCTCACCGACAACACCCAAGGAAACCAAGGATGCAAGTCTATTCAGGTGAACCAAACGCAGGATGGCAGCCATCGATTCGACTTGCTCTCTCAG GGTCGATCACGGGAGGATCGTCATGCCTTCAGTATGGTTTCGTTTAAAGAAGGGTTATATGCAGTCGAATTCAGATCATCCATTGCTTTACTTCAGGCCTTCGCTATGTGTATAGTGATGCTTCATGGGAGGAGCCCTGTGAGGACGCAGGCCGATTTGCCAACCTCGCAAGACGATGCAGTCTTTGCCGATCATAAGCTGAAGGCTATGGCAGCAGCCGGCCAAGGTAGAGCTCCGGCCAGCTATGTGCCGCGTCAGCCACCTCTATCTCCCGTAGGGCGAGCCTAG
- the LOC123092637 gene encoding uncharacterized protein, with protein MRKLCPNLERDDALDTVLEVPIPEEMFSGAGGGSRGSRFGCASVKAWMRSHAADRSGAGEPCSMSRGELQLMLGVIGAPLIPLPVSHAKQSPSSVLCEQLKGDPIESSSAKYIVQQYIAASGGEWALNKVTSMYAMGKVRMTAAELNSSDADGSSNNGGAQRGGKKGGGKGGAGGEIGGFVLWQKKPELWCLELVVSGCKISAGSDGKVAWRQTPWHQSHASRGPPRPLRRSLQGLDPMLTASLFAEDSVCIGERSIDGEDCFVLKVEAEASSLRARNSSSVEIIRHTVWGYFSQRTGLLVQLEDSHLLQIKSGGGSVFWETTMESRLRDYRAVDGVNIAHSGRTAVSLVRFGDTQDGNTRTRMEEHWDIEEVDFNIWGLSMDCFLPPSDLRDGGKESQQQQQEELAVVKAARPPPLRIPAVAVVRVGPSQVAAVNLDETESLLAR; from the exons ATGAGGAAATTGTGCCCCAACCTGGAGCGCGACGACGCGCTGGACACGGTGCTGGAGGTGCCCATCCCCGAGGAGATGTTCTCCGGCGCCGGCGGGGGCTCCCGCGGCTCCAGGTTCGGCTGCGCCAGCGTCAAGGCCTGGATGCGCTCGCACGCCGCCGACCGCTCCGGCGCCGGCGAGCCGTGCTCCATGAGCCGCGGCGAGCTCCAGCTCATGCTCGGCGTCATCGGCGCGCCGCTCATCCCGCTCCCTGTCAGCCACGCCAAGCAGTCACCCTCCTCGGTGCTCTGCGAGCAGCTCAAGGGCGATCCCATT GAATCGTCGTCGGCCAAGTACATAGTGCAGCAGTACATCGCGGCGTCCGGCGGGGAGTGGGCGCTGAACAAAGTGACGAGCATGTACGCGATGGGCAAGGTGCGGATGACGGCCGCGGAGCTCAACAGCAGCGACGCGGACGGCAGCAGCAATAATGGCGGCGCCCAGCGCGGCGGGAAGAAAGGCGGCGGcaagggcggcgccggcggcgagatCGGCGGGTTCGTGCTGTGGCAGAAGAAGCCGGAGCTGTGGTGCCTGGAGCTGGTGGTGTCCGGCTGCAAGATCAGCGCCGGCAGCGACGGCAAGGTGGCCTGGCGGCAGACGCCATGGCACCAGTCCCACGCCTCCCGTGGTCCGCCGCGCCCGCTCCGCAGATCGCTCCAG GGGCTTGACCCGATGCTGACGGCGAGCCTGTTCGCGGAGGACTCGGTGTGCATCGGCGAGCGGAGCATCGACGGCGAGGACTGCTTCGTGCTCAaggtggaggcggaggcgtccagccTGCGCGCCCGCAACAGCAGCAGCGTCGAGATCATCCGCCACACCGTGTGGGGCTACTTCAGCCAGCGCACGGGCCTGCTGGTGCAGCTGGAGGACTCGCACCTGCTGCAGATCAAgtccggcggcggctccgtcttctGGGAGACCACCATGGAGTCGCGCCTCCGCGACTACCGCGCCGTCGACGGCGTCAACATCGCCCACTCGGGCCGCACCGCCGTCTCGCTCGTCCGCTTCGGGGACACGCAGGACGGCAACACCCGGACGCGCATGGAGGAGCACTGGGACATCGAGGAGGTCGACTTCAACATCTGGGGCCTCTCCATGGACTGCTTCCTGCCGCCCAGCGACCTCAGGGACGGCGGCAAGGaatcgcagcagcagcagcaggaggagctcgccgtcgtcaaggccgcgcgcccgccgccgctgaGGATACCGGCCGTGGCCGTCGTCCGCGTAGGGCCGTCGCAGGTGGCCGCCGTCAACCTGGACGAAACGGAGTCGCTGCTTGCCAGATGA